GCATCTAATATACATGGGATACCCACAATAATTatataaggaaaaagaaggaaaaaacttAGAAGAAAAAAGCTTCCTGGTTTAACCAACATTGCAACCTTTGATTCCGAGAAGAATGgatgaaatggaaaaaagcAAAGCTCGAGAAATTATGATTGAGTGTCGAATATAAACTACATCGAATCTAAATTATTAACAATGGTGGGTTCATGTAGGTACCACGTGAATCCCACCAGGTCACGTAGTCCATTTTTATTTGAGCACATGGACCCCCCTCAATCGGGTGATTCCTCACTCAATCCACAACCGTCCACGTCATGTCATTCTCGACGATCCAATGGCACACCTCTATTTGCCCGGGTCCGGACCCGAGTGCCAAAAATGCACCGTGGTCGGGTCTCCACGATGACGTGTTGAGATGACATATGGTGACCCCGTGGTTAATCCTACTCCTCCCCATAAAGTTTAAAATCTCGGCCTCGTAAACTTTCACTTTAGGCACGATGTGACAGTAGTACAACAAGTATGGGTATAGGATCTAATGGCACGACACCGACTCAGTGGGTTGTCCGCCTTTGATCCCTTTGAACGAGCCGATCACGACCTTCTGCTTTGACTCATTGACATTCTCTGTCGTCTGGACCGTGATGCCGTGGTCGAGGATGGACGACGCAAAGTCAACCATGTCCTCTGTGGACCCAACGCACTACTTCGTCTCACCCCGGCTCGGTGGCCTCTTGCACTCGCACAGTGTGTTGAGGATCACGTGCTCCGTGGCCGAGCCTTCCTGTATGGCAAACAGCTCTTTCACTTCCCGCAACCGCTGGGTCGAGAATAGTAATTTCGACGGATTGACCCGGGGCAAAAACGACCTCCGGGGAATCTTGTCGACAATGTTGAGCATTTGCATGACGGTCCCTGGCCTCAACTCGAACTCCCTGAAGAATATGTCCGGCTCAATTGTGGTCTGGCCTTTCGATCCCTTGCTGTACTCTTTGAACGTGTCGTTGTGCTCATTGAACGACTTCCCATAATTCGCGAATGTCGTCTCAGCATTCTAGGAACGGCTTGTTGGAGGTGCCTAAGCCGCCGGTCCAAAGATTGGGGACTTTATAGGGAGGAACAagaggagcaggaggaggaagCAGAGGAAGCCACAAAAATTCACAAGCTATTCGCTCTAGGAGGATGTTAAAAGATCTAGTGATACTAATAAGGCCGAAGGAacgaaggaaataaaagaaggaCCGTCATCGCCCATGTTTTGCACGTGTTTTGCACGTGTTTTCTAAGTTAAATATAGTTGGATTATGTACAATTAATGAGTTGGATTATGATTTTTGATAGTACTCTATActtatatatatgcatagtGATTGCTCGATCTGTTTAAAAAATATGTACTACTCACAAATTTTATTTGATGTAGTAAATTAAGAGCCCTAATACATATTCTTTAGGAAATTTCTCTGTTCGACATAAATCAAATATGCAAAAGTAaagtctaaaaataaaaaaggaaacataCTGCATCTAATATATGTGGGATACCCACAATAAAcatagaaggaaaaagaaggaaaaagcttCATGGTCCAACCAACATTGCAACCATTGATTCCGAGAAGAATGgatgaaatggaaaaaagcAAAGCTCGAGAAATTATGATTGAGTGTCGAATATGAACTATATCGAATCTAAATTATTAACAATGGTGGGTTCATGTAGGTACCACGTGAATCCCACCAGATCACGCGGTCCATTTTTATTTGAGCACATGGACCCACCTCAATCGGGCGATAGCTCACTCAATCCACGACCGTTCACGTCATGTCATTCTCGACGATCCAATGGCACACCTCTATTTGCCTGGGTCCGGACCCGAGTTCCACAAATGCACCTTGGTCGGGTCTCCATGACGACGTGTTGAGATGACATATGGTGACCCCATGGTTAATCCTACTCCTCCCCACAAA
Above is a window of Eucalyptus grandis isolate ANBG69807.140 chromosome 9, ASM1654582v1, whole genome shotgun sequence DNA encoding:
- the LOC104420688 gene encoding polygalacturonase 1 beta-like protein 3, which translates into the protein MVDFSSSVIGHGITVQTIENVNGSKQKSFNEHNDTFKEYSKGSKGQTTIEPDIFFREFELRPGTVMQMLNIVDKIPRRSFLPRVNPSKLLFSTQRLREVKELFAIQEGSATEHVILNTLCECKRPPSRGETK